One region of Rhodocaloribacter litoris genomic DNA includes:
- a CDS encoding pyridoxine 5'-phosphate synthase yields the protein MIDLLINIDHIATLRNARRETFPDPVHAAALCEAAGADGIVFHLREDRRHITDRDVRLLRETVQGKLDFELSTNPEVVEICCATQPDLATLVPERREEVTTEGGLDVLAERPRLRALIPRLYDAGIPEVALFVDPNPDQVEAAREVGANAIELHTGDYANAPTFEDRRAEAERLAAAAERAHALGLRIHAGHGLNYNNFGLFKRTVPHVAEVSIGFAVVARAVLVGLDRAVREMRRVVKGY from the coding sequence GTGATCGACCTGCTCATCAACATCGACCACATTGCGACGCTGCGCAATGCACGCCGTGAGACGTTTCCGGACCCCGTCCATGCCGCGGCCCTCTGCGAAGCCGCCGGCGCCGACGGCATCGTGTTCCACCTGCGTGAGGACCGCCGCCACATCACGGACCGGGACGTGCGCCTGCTCCGGGAAACGGTACAGGGCAAGCTGGATTTTGAACTCTCGACGAATCCCGAGGTCGTCGAGATCTGCTGCGCCACGCAGCCGGACCTGGCCACGCTGGTCCCGGAACGGCGCGAAGAGGTGACCACGGAGGGCGGGCTCGACGTGCTGGCCGAACGGCCCCGCCTCCGGGCGCTGATCCCCCGGCTCTACGACGCCGGCATCCCCGAAGTCGCCCTCTTCGTGGATCCGAACCCGGACCAGGTCGAGGCGGCCCGGGAGGTAGGCGCCAACGCCATCGAACTGCACACGGGCGACTACGCCAACGCGCCGACGTTCGAGGACCGGCGTGCCGAGGCCGAGCGCCTGGCCGCCGCCGCCGAGCGGGCCCATGCCCTCGGCCTCCGCATCCACGCCGGACACGGCCTCAACTACAACAACTTCGGCCTGTTCAAGCGCACCGTGCCGCACGTAGCGGAGGTCTCCATCGGCTTCGCCGTCGTCGCCCGGGCGGTGCTCGTCGGCCTCGACCGGGCCGTCCGCGAGATGCGCCGCGTCGTGAAAGGCTATTGA
- a CDS encoding 4-phosphoerythronate dehydrogenase — protein sequence MAFRILADENIPFVREAFGAFGEVRLVPGRCIRRDVLRAVDVLLVRSVTPVGAALLAGTPVRFVGTATIGTDHVDVDWLRREGIAFAHAPGSNAGSVVEYVLAALLRLAVRRGVALRGRTAGIVGCGHIGGRLVGRLRALGMEVLVNDPPLVEALARGERPPACPLREGDLHFVPFDEVLATADVLSLHVPLTRSGPYATDHLIDAAALARMKPGAWLVNTARGAVVDGAALQEALRQGTIGAAVLDVWEGEPAPDPALIARVDLGTPHIAGYSYDGKVAGTVMLYRAFTAHFGLAPAWDAGTALAPAPTDRLTLTPPDPALDETAWLDAVVRQMYDIEADDRRFRPLATLPPPERAEHFSLLRKTYPRRRAFACHTLPAAVPGAYRTALTHGLGVRLPDEAEGP from the coding sequence ATGGCTTTTCGGATCCTTGCCGACGAAAACATTCCCTTTGTGCGTGAGGCGTTCGGGGCTTTCGGCGAGGTGCGCCTGGTGCCGGGCCGGTGCATCCGCCGGGACGTGCTCCGTGCGGTGGACGTCCTGCTGGTGCGCAGTGTCACCCCGGTGGGGGCCGCGCTGCTCGCGGGTACGCCGGTGCGTTTCGTCGGCACGGCTACGATCGGGACGGATCACGTGGACGTGGACTGGCTCCGGCGGGAGGGGATCGCGTTTGCCCATGCGCCGGGTTCCAACGCCGGGTCCGTCGTCGAGTACGTGCTGGCGGCGCTGCTCCGGCTGGCGGTGCGGCGGGGGGTGGCGCTGCGCGGGCGGACGGCGGGGATCGTAGGGTGTGGTCACATCGGGGGGCGGCTGGTCGGGCGGCTCCGGGCGCTCGGGATGGAGGTGCTCGTGAACGACCCGCCCCTGGTCGAGGCCCTTGCGCGGGGGGAGCGGCCGCCGGCCTGCCCGCTGCGGGAAGGGGACCTCCACTTCGTCCCGTTCGACGAGGTGCTGGCCACGGCCGACGTGCTCTCGTTGCACGTGCCGCTCACCCGCTCGGGGCCGTATGCCACGGACCACCTCATCGACGCGGCGGCGCTGGCCCGGATGAAGCCCGGCGCCTGGCTCGTCAACACGGCGCGCGGGGCCGTGGTGGACGGTGCCGCGCTGCAGGAAGCCCTGCGGCAGGGAACGATCGGGGCCGCCGTGCTCGACGTGTGGGAAGGCGAGCCGGCACCCGACCCGGCGCTGATCGCCCGCGTGGATCTGGGTACCCCCCACATCGCCGGCTATTCGTACGACGGAAAGGTAGCCGGCACGGTGATGCTGTACCGGGCGTTCACGGCGCATTTCGGCCTGGCGCCCGCCTGGGATGCCGGGACGGCGCTGGCGCCCGCTCCCACCGACCGCCTCACCCTCACCCCGCCGGACCCCGCGCTGGACGAGACCGCCTGGCTCGATGCCGTCGTCCGGCAGATGTACGACATCGAGGCGGACGACCGGCGGTTTCGTCCCCTGGCAACCCTGCCGCCGCCCGAGCGGGCCGAGCACTTTTCCTTGCTGCGTAAGACGTACCCCCGTCGCCGTGCTTTCGCCTGCCACACCCTGCCCGCCGCCGTACCCGGGGCCTATCGGACGGCGCTCACGCACGGGCTGGGGGTGCGCCTGCCGGACGAGGCGGAGGGGCCCTGA
- a CDS encoding pyridoxal phosphate-dependent aminotransferase, whose protein sequence is MSVSVLQFNPNVAAMQPSATLAMTARAKERRRAGHPVVSLSAGEPDFDTPAPIREAAIEAIREGFTHYTMNAGMPELREAICEKLRRDNGLDYTPEQILCSNGAKQSVALAILVLCRPGDEVLIPAPYWVSYPEMVRLAGAEPVVVPTSVEHDYRLTPEALEAALTERTRLLILNSPSNPTGSVYTPAELEALADVLRRHEQVFVLSDEIYEYILYDAAHVAFASLPGMKERTITVNGFSKGYAMTGWRLGYLAAEAPIVKAAGKVQGQLTSAPCSITQKAGIAALAMGMEPIRDMVAAFRHRRDYVLERLQALDGVVCPRPEGAFYVFPDVSAYYGRTAPDGRVVAGSEDLCFYLLEAHDVALVPGHAFGAPDGVRLSYAASMDDLSTALDRIEAGLAALR, encoded by the coding sequence ATGTCCGTTTCCGTATTGCAGTTCAACCCGAACGTGGCCGCGATGCAGCCGTCGGCCACGCTGGCGATGACGGCGCGTGCCAAAGAGCGGCGACGTGCCGGGCATCCGGTCGTCAGCCTGAGTGCCGGCGAGCCCGACTTCGACACGCCGGCACCCATCCGCGAGGCCGCCATCGAGGCCATCCGGGAAGGGTTTACCCACTACACGATGAACGCCGGTATGCCCGAGCTGCGCGAGGCGATCTGCGAGAAGCTCCGCCGCGATAACGGGCTCGACTACACGCCGGAACAGATCCTTTGCTCCAACGGTGCCAAACAGTCCGTCGCGCTGGCGATCCTGGTGCTCTGCCGTCCGGGAGACGAGGTGCTGATCCCGGCGCCGTACTGGGTGAGCTACCCCGAGATGGTGCGCCTGGCCGGTGCCGAGCCGGTCGTCGTCCCGACCTCGGTCGAGCACGACTATCGCCTGACGCCCGAAGCCCTCGAAGCCGCCCTCACGGAGCGGACGCGCCTGCTGATCCTGAACTCGCCGTCGAACCCGACCGGCTCGGTCTATACCCCGGCCGAGCTGGAAGCCCTGGCCGACGTGCTTCGCCGCCACGAGCAGGTCTTCGTGCTCTCCGATGAGATTTACGAATACATCCTCTACGACGCCGCCCACGTGGCCTTCGCTTCGCTGCCGGGCATGAAGGAACGGACCATCACGGTCAACGGGTTCTCGAAGGGATATGCCATGACGGGATGGCGCCTGGGCTACCTGGCCGCCGAAGCCCCCATCGTGAAGGCGGCCGGCAAGGTGCAGGGGCAACTCACCTCCGCGCCGTGCAGCATCACCCAGAAAGCCGGCATCGCCGCCCTGGCGATGGGCATGGAGCCGATCCGCGACATGGTCGCCGCCTTCCGCCACCGGCGCGACTACGTCCTCGAACGCCTGCAGGCCCTCGACGGGGTCGTGTGCCCCCGGCCCGAAGGGGCCTTCTATGTGTTTCCGGACGTCTCGGCCTACTACGGGCGGACGGCCCCGGACGGCCGCGTCGTTGCCGGCAGCGAGGACCTGTGCTTCTACCTGCTCGAAGCCCACGACGTGGCCCTTGTGCCCGGCCATGCCTTCGGCGCCCCGGACGGCGTCCGGCTCTCCTATGCCGCCTCCATGGACGACCTGTCCACGGCGCTCGATCGCATCGAGGCCGGTCTGGCGGCGCTGCGGTAG
- a CDS encoding glycine--tRNA ligase — protein MTDLFDKIVSLSKRRGFIFQSSEIYGGLAATYDYGPLGVELKRNVQQRWWNAMVYRHDNIVGLDAAILMHPTVWKASGHVDAFNDPLIDDRQSKMRYRADQLIEQHIEKLRRAGQEARAEAVHRRLVEALHLEDQAMCRALYELIMEEEIRAPDSGAFDWTEVRQFNLMFTTHVGPVADAESKIYLRPETAQGIFVNFHNVRETARQQIPFGIAQIGKAFRNEIVARQFIFRMREFEQMEMQYFVRPGTQMEAYEAWREKRMQWHLDNGIRPQKLRWHAHEKLAHYADAAHDIQYEFPIGWQEVEGIHSRTDYDLRNHQQYSGKKMEYFDPQTQERYIPYVVETSAGLDRTVLMLLCEAYREEEVGEETRTVLCFHPAIAPVKVAVFPLVKKDGMPEVARAIADDLQPHFNTFYDEKGAIGRRYRRMDEIGTPFCITVDGDTLEDGTVTVRERDSMAQVRIPRDNVVAYVADRMRSWTPAG, from the coding sequence ATGACCGACCTTTTCGATAAGATCGTCTCGCTGAGCAAGCGGCGCGGCTTCATTTTTCAGTCGTCCGAGATCTACGGGGGCCTGGCCGCCACGTACGACTACGGACCGCTGGGCGTCGAACTCAAACGCAACGTGCAACAGCGCTGGTGGAACGCCATGGTCTACCGGCACGACAACATCGTGGGGCTCGACGCGGCCATCCTCATGCATCCGACCGTCTGGAAGGCTTCCGGCCACGTCGACGCCTTCAACGACCCGCTCATCGACGACCGGCAGTCGAAGATGCGCTACCGGGCCGACCAGCTCATCGAACAGCACATCGAAAAGCTGCGCCGCGCCGGGCAGGAGGCCCGCGCCGAAGCCGTGCACCGGCGGCTGGTCGAAGCGCTGCACCTGGAGGATCAGGCGATGTGCCGGGCCCTCTACGAACTCATCATGGAGGAGGAGATCCGGGCCCCCGACTCCGGCGCCTTCGACTGGACCGAGGTCCGCCAGTTCAACCTGATGTTCACGACGCACGTCGGCCCGGTGGCCGATGCCGAGAGCAAGATCTACCTGCGCCCGGAGACGGCCCAGGGCATCTTCGTCAACTTTCACAACGTGCGCGAGACGGCCCGCCAGCAGATCCCCTTCGGGATTGCGCAGATCGGCAAGGCGTTCCGCAACGAGATCGTGGCCCGGCAGTTCATCTTTCGCATGCGCGAGTTCGAGCAGATGGAGATGCAGTACTTCGTCCGGCCGGGGACGCAGATGGAAGCCTACGAGGCCTGGCGCGAAAAGCGCATGCAATGGCACCTCGACAACGGCATCCGCCCGCAGAAGCTGCGCTGGCACGCGCACGAGAAACTGGCCCACTACGCCGATGCCGCCCACGACATCCAGTACGAGTTCCCCATCGGCTGGCAGGAGGTCGAAGGCATCCATTCCCGGACCGACTACGACCTGCGCAACCACCAGCAATACTCCGGGAAGAAGATGGAATACTTCGACCCGCAGACGCAGGAGCGTTACATCCCTTACGTCGTCGAAACTTCGGCCGGGCTCGACCGCACCGTGTTGATGTTGCTGTGCGAGGCCTACCGGGAGGAAGAAGTCGGCGAAGAGACCCGCACCGTGCTGTGCTTCCATCCGGCCATCGCCCCGGTCAAGGTGGCCGTCTTCCCGCTGGTCAAAAAGGACGGGATGCCCGAAGTGGCCCGCGCCATCGCAGACGACCTGCAACCCCACTTCAACACGTTTTATGACGAAAAAGGGGCCATCGGGCGACGCTACCGGCGCATGGACGAGATCGGCACCCCCTTCTGCATCACCGTCGACGGCGACACACTCGAAGACGGCACCGTCACGGTCCGGGAGCGGGATTCCATGGCCCAGGTGCGCATTCCCCGTGACAACGTCGTCGCCTACGTGGCCGACCGGATGCGTTCCTGGACGCCGGCCGGCTGA
- the radC gene encoding RadC family protein: MSSSDALAPIRPAGEPEIRYRVPINQWDESDRPREKLMRRGPSALTDAELIALIFGTGTRTKEGPISAVQLGRALLQAYRSLHNLSRRELKELMRVAGVGPAKAVQLVAAFEIGRRVESQRSGERVQVRTPADVAAVYGPLMRDLRREVFKVVLLNTANVIIGDETVSEGGLAASIVEPRGVFRRAILENAAAIICLHNHPSGNPEPSREDLRVTRQLVEAGKLMGIPVHDHLIIAGTQYTSLAERGLI, from the coding sequence ATGTCGTCCTCCGATGCGCTTGCACCGATCCGGCCGGCCGGGGAGCCGGAGATCCGCTATCGCGTCCCGATCAACCAGTGGGACGAGTCCGACCGCCCGCGGGAGAAGCTGATGCGGCGCGGGCCGTCCGCGCTGACCGACGCCGAACTCATTGCGTTGATCTTTGGTACGGGCACGCGCACGAAAGAAGGGCCGATCTCGGCCGTGCAGCTCGGCCGGGCGCTGTTGCAGGCCTACCGCTCCCTGCACAACCTTTCCCGGCGCGAGCTGAAGGAGCTGATGCGGGTTGCCGGGGTAGGGCCGGCCAAGGCGGTGCAGCTCGTGGCGGCCTTCGAGATCGGGCGGCGCGTCGAGTCGCAGCGGAGCGGCGAGCGGGTGCAGGTGCGCACCCCGGCCGATGTGGCGGCCGTCTACGGGCCGCTCATGCGCGACCTCAGGCGGGAAGTCTTCAAGGTAGTGCTGCTGAACACCGCCAACGTCATCATCGGGGACGAGACGGTGAGCGAGGGCGGGCTGGCCGCCAGCATCGTGGAGCCACGCGGGGTTTTCCGCCGGGCCATCCTCGAGAATGCGGCCGCCATCATCTGCCTGCACAACCACCCGTCGGGCAACCCCGAGCCAAGCCGCGAAGACCTCCGCGTCACACGGCAACTCGTCGAGGCCGGCAAGCTCATGGGTATCCCGGTGCACGACCACCTGATCATCGCCGGCACACAGTACACCTCGCTCGCCGAACGCGGGCTGATTTGA
- a CDS encoding PorT family protein: MRRTLLWILGAGLLMLGTTRPSRAQLVVAAGLNFDDITDIEVLDREATFENATGWHLGVLYDIALGPVALRPGVIYRDMSNVEFDLAGMPEHFGFDVSMIDVPIDVRFRLAATPLVKPYATVGPVFSFVSNVDEEFEDAVEDFRLSADVGVGLELAIPGLGLRLYPELRYAFGVSKFINDEFTLLGQQVRAEESARLNSFMLRLGVGL, from the coding sequence ATGCGACGAACACTTCTCTGGATCCTGGGAGCCGGCCTGCTGATGCTGGGTACGACGAGGCCTTCACGGGCACAGCTCGTCGTCGCTGCCGGCCTCAACTTCGACGATATCACGGACATCGAGGTGCTCGACCGGGAAGCCACCTTCGAGAACGCTACGGGGTGGCATCTGGGCGTGCTTTACGACATCGCCCTGGGGCCCGTTGCCCTGCGGCCCGGCGTCATCTACCGGGACATGAGCAACGTCGAGTTTGACCTTGCCGGCATGCCCGAGCACTTCGGCTTCGACGTGAGCATGATCGACGTCCCCATCGATGTGCGTTTCCGGCTGGCCGCCACCCCCCTGGTCAAGCCCTATGCGACGGTGGGGCCGGTCTTCAGCTTCGTCTCGAACGTCGATGAGGAGTTCGAGGATGCCGTGGAGGATTTCCGGCTCTCCGCCGACGTGGGGGTGGGCCTGGAACTGGCGATCCCGGGGCTGGGCCTGCGGCTCTATCCCGAGCTGCGCTATGCCTTCGGCGTCTCGAAGTTCATCAACGACGAGTTCACCCTCCTCGGGCAGCAGGTCCGGGCGGAAGAGTCGGCCCGGTTGAACTCGTTCATGCTCCGGCTCGGGGTCGGGCTGTAG
- the era gene encoding GTPase Era yields the protein MSETPPIINLDDVPADHRSGYVAIIGKPNVGKSTLLNALLGRKLAIVTPKPQTTRHRILGIRSDERAQIIFLDTPGIIKPRYRLQEAMMRDVAGAIRDADLLLFMADATRDRPDTFSLEHLGDRPALLVLNKMDLIRQEEALPLVKAYTELRSFEEVIPISALQGTNLDRLLEAIIARLPVGPPFYPRDMLSEHPERFFIAEIIREKIFQQYRDEIPYSTQVNIVTYQERPEGKDFIDAEIVVERDTQKAILIGKGGRALKRVGQAAREDIEAFLGKPVYLQLHVKVRADWRNTDTYLRAYGYQP from the coding sequence GTGAGCGAAACCCCTCCGATCATCAACCTGGACGACGTGCCGGCCGACCACCGCAGCGGGTACGTGGCCATCATTGGCAAACCCAATGTGGGCAAGAGCACCCTCCTGAATGCCCTGCTCGGCCGTAAGCTGGCCATCGTCACCCCGAAGCCGCAGACGACCCGGCACCGCATCCTCGGCATTCGCTCCGACGAGCGCGCCCAGATCATCTTCCTGGATACCCCCGGCATCATCAAGCCGCGCTACCGGCTCCAGGAAGCCATGATGCGCGACGTCGCCGGCGCCATCCGGGACGCCGACCTGCTGCTCTTCATGGCCGATGCCACCCGGGACCGCCCGGACACCTTCAGCCTCGAACACCTCGGCGACCGGCCCGCCCTGCTGGTACTCAACAAGATGGACCTGATCCGGCAGGAGGAGGCCCTGCCGCTGGTGAAGGCCTATACCGAACTCCGATCCTTCGAGGAGGTCATCCCCATCTCGGCCCTCCAGGGCACCAACCTCGACCGGCTCCTCGAAGCCATCATCGCCCGCCTCCCCGTCGGCCCGCCGTTCTACCCGCGCGACATGCTCAGCGAGCACCCCGAACGCTTCTTCATCGCCGAGATCATCCGGGAAAAAATCTTCCAGCAATACCGCGACGAGATCCCGTACTCGACGCAGGTGAACATCGTTACGTATCAGGAGCGTCCGGAGGGCAAGGACTTCATCGACGCCGAGATCGTGGTGGAGCGCGACACGCAGAAGGCCATCCTGATCGGTAAGGGGGGGCGGGCCTTGAAGCGCGTCGGGCAGGCCGCCCGTGAAGACATCGAAGCTTTCCTGGGCAAGCCCGTCTACCTGCAGTTGCACGTCAAGGTCCGGGCGGACTGGCGCAACACCGATACGTACCTGCGCGCCTACGGCTACCAGCCCTGA
- a CDS encoding cell wall hydrolase — translation MRKKLTAFAVPSLFAGVIALSGGLVGLAASGAGTPPRADSLAIPDSTAIPTASLRIPPIEEILRNPRRLAPLPPDLIDTETLWLARCIFSESKRPEEQELIAWVVRNRVETQYRGRQTYRDVVLDPYQFSAFRPGYYKRDFYMSLTPESNVPGWQRALWIAHYVRHAPDSLRPFSLHTRHFYSERSLGDVPHPNWALGREPIRPNRRYEIDERRFRFFEGVS, via the coding sequence ATGCGAAAGAAGCTTACGGCCTTTGCCGTGCCTTCCCTTTTCGCGGGTGTGATTGCATTGAGTGGAGGTCTCGTCGGCCTGGCGGCTTCCGGTGCCGGCACCCCGCCGCGCGCCGATAGCCTGGCCATCCCGGACAGCACGGCGATCCCGACCGCCTCCCTCCGGATACCTCCGATAGAAGAGATCCTTCGCAATCCCAGGCGGCTCGCGCCGCTTCCCCCTGACCTGATCGACACCGAAACCCTCTGGCTGGCCCGCTGCATCTTCTCCGAATCGAAGCGGCCGGAAGAGCAGGAACTCATTGCCTGGGTGGTGCGCAACCGCGTCGAGACGCAGTATCGCGGCCGGCAGACCTACCGGGACGTGGTGCTGGATCCTTACCAGTTCAGCGCGTTCCGGCCCGGCTACTACAAACGGGACTTCTACATGAGCCTCACGCCCGAATCCAACGTGCCGGGCTGGCAGCGGGCGCTCTGGATCGCGCATTACGTGCGCCATGCGCCCGACTCGCTGCGCCCGTTCTCCCTGCACACACGCCACTTCTACAGCGAGCGGTCGCTGGGCGACGTCCCGCACCCGAACTGGGCGCTGGGGCGTGAGCCGATCCGCCCGAACCGGCGGTACGAGATCGACGAACGGCGTTTCCGCTTCTTCGAGGGCGTCTCGTAG
- a CDS encoding SIR2 family protein, with amino-acid sequence MQVPAYPIPNLADVAESVRQGRCILFLGAMASAPSPAGCPYTYRTAPPGGAELSRRLARACNYPYDDTWNLLRVSLYYQIQTSRSRLVEAIQREITGCNAPDGTGRIEYDPSPALHMLAALPFPIIITTNYDRLFDRALKRALTLDGREKDPIVKVYNPDGAPEYVTLDPSERNPVLLKLHGDIENRDSIVVTEEDYLCFIEKMSNEKEHPIHLNIRSRINTWPVLFIGYSLKDYNLRLLYRTMRWYLDPATLPLSYSIDPYPDQLIVSIFQEMVRFVEDDLWKFVPALYEAVTGRAYPP; translated from the coding sequence ATGCAGGTCCCCGCATACCCGATCCCGAACCTTGCCGACGTGGCCGAAAGTGTTCGCCAGGGGCGGTGTATTCTCTTTCTCGGCGCCATGGCTTCGGCGCCGTCGCCGGCGGGCTGTCCCTACACCTACCGGACCGCCCCGCCCGGCGGGGCCGAGCTCTCCCGGCGGCTGGCCCGTGCCTGCAACTACCCGTACGACGATACCTGGAATCTCCTGCGCGTCTCCCTCTACTACCAGATCCAGACGTCGCGGAGCCGGCTCGTCGAGGCCATCCAGCGTGAGATCACGGGCTGCAACGCGCCCGATGGAACGGGGCGGATCGAATACGACCCCTCCCCGGCCCTGCACATGCTGGCCGCCCTTCCTTTCCCCATCATCATCACGACCAACTATGACCGGCTCTTCGACCGGGCCCTCAAACGCGCCCTGACCCTGGACGGACGCGAAAAAGACCCGATCGTGAAGGTCTACAACCCCGACGGGGCCCCCGAATACGTCACGCTCGACCCCTCCGAGCGCAACCCGGTCCTGCTCAAGCTCCACGGAGACATCGAAAACCGGGACTCCATCGTGGTCACGGAGGAAGACTACCTTTGCTTCATCGAAAAGATGAGCAATGAGAAGGAGCACCCGATCCATCTCAACATCCGTTCCCGCATCAACACCTGGCCGGTCCTGTTCATCGGCTACAGCCTGAAAGACTACAACCTGCGCTTGCTCTACCGGACGATGCGCTGGTACCTGGACCCGGCCACGTTGCCGCTCTCCTATTCGATCGACCCCTATCCCGACCAGCTCATCGTTTCCATTTTTCAGGAGATGGTGCGCTTCGTCGAAGACGACCTGTGGAAGTTCGTTCCCGCCCTCTATGAAGCCGTCACCGGACGCGCCTACCCGCCATGA
- a CDS encoding RsmD family RNA methyltransferase encodes MRIIAGRLRRRSLRAPAGHLTRPTTDRTRESLFHLVESRLDLEGADVLDLFAGTGALGFEALSRGGRAVTFVEHDGRVLRYTRQNAEDLDVLESCTFLRADAVTYLQRYDGPPFDLILADPPYTLPAIPRLPGLALPHLKPGGLFVLEHDRRHRFTDHPALDTSRPYGRTTVSVFRRVDEGADAPA; translated from the coding sequence ATGCGCATCATTGCCGGACGGCTGCGAAGGAGGAGCCTGCGGGCCCCCGCCGGTCATCTCACCCGCCCGACGACGGACCGCACGCGCGAATCTCTTTTCCACCTCGTCGAGAGCCGGCTCGACCTCGAGGGGGCCGACGTGCTCGACCTCTTTGCCGGCACCGGTGCCCTCGGCTTCGAAGCCCTCAGCCGGGGCGGGCGGGCCGTGACGTTCGTCGAACACGACGGGCGGGTGCTCCGGTACACCCGCCAGAACGCCGAAGACCTGGACGTGCTCGAGAGCTGCACCTTCCTCCGGGCCGATGCGGTGACCTATCTCCAGCGGTACGACGGCCCCCCCTTCGACCTGATTCTGGCCGATCCGCCGTATACCCTGCCGGCGATTCCGCGCCTGCCCGGGCTCGCGTTGCCGCATCTGAAGCCCGGAGGGCTCTTCGTGCTCGAACATGACCGCCGCCACCGTTTCACCGACCATCCCGCCCTCGATACGAGCCGGCCCTACGGGCGTACCACCGTCTCGGTGTTCCGGCGTGTGGACGAGGGGGCGGATGCGCCTGCCTGA
- the coaD gene encoding pantetheine-phosphate adenylyltransferase — MALALYPGTFDPFTYGHLDILERALRLFDRVEVTVAVNTSKTPLFTLEERCELIRRCTGHLTGVSVVPFEGLLMEHARRRGAVAQVRGLRQVSDFDYEYRMLFANRRLFPELETVFLMPSEAHLHIHASLVREIHRWGGDVSSFVPPPVLEALQRK; from the coding sequence ATGGCCCTCGCCCTTTATCCCGGCACCTTCGATCCCTTCACCTACGGCCACCTCGACATCCTGGAACGGGCCCTGCGCCTCTTCGACCGGGTGGAGGTGACGGTGGCCGTCAACACGAGCAAGACGCCCCTCTTTACGCTGGAGGAGCGGTGCGAGCTCATCCGGCGTTGCACCGGCCACCTGACCGGCGTCTCGGTGGTACCCTTCGAGGGGCTGCTCATGGAGCACGCCCGCCGCCGGGGCGCCGTCGCCCAGGTGCGCGGCCTGCGACAGGTGAGCGACTTCGACTATGAATACCGCATGCTCTTCGCCAACCGCCGCCTCTTTCCCGAGCTCGAGACCGTCTTCCTGATGCCCTCCGAGGCCCACCTGCACATCCATGCCTCGCTCGTCCGGGAGATCCACCGCTGGGGCGGGGACGTCTCCTCGTTCGTGCCGCCGCCCGTGCTGGAAGCGCTTCAGCGGAAATAG
- the bshA gene encoding N-acetyl-alpha-D-glucosaminyl L-malate synthase BshA produces MKIGITCYPVYGGSGVVATELGKALAARGHQIHFIAYSMPFRLGSVQENIFFHEVNVNAYPLFEYPPYTLNLTSKMVDVVKYERLDLLHVHYAIPHATSAVLARDILATEGLHVPVVTTLHGTDITIVGRDPSFAPVVSYSINRSDGVTAVSEYLRQETLCCCGGVTAEIEVIPNFIDTRRFRRTNKEHFKQAICPKGEKLLVHVSNFRPVKRAPEVVEVFHRLRSENLPVKLILVGDGPDRVPTEHLARQRGVYEDIRFLGKQEPVEEILSIADVFLMPSGSETFGLAALEAMACEVPVVASNIGGLPELVVDGETGFLCPLGDIEAFTARTREILLDEALHARMAKAARARAVNTFDVRHIVPLYEAYYERVRERMLSHSV; encoded by the coding sequence ATGAAAATCGGCATCACGTGCTATCCCGTCTACGGCGGAAGCGGCGTCGTCGCCACCGAGCTGGGCAAGGCCCTTGCCGCGCGCGGGCACCAGATTCACTTCATCGCCTATTCCATGCCGTTCCGGCTCGGAAGCGTGCAGGAAAACATCTTCTTCCATGAGGTGAACGTCAATGCCTACCCGCTCTTCGAGTACCCGCCCTACACGCTCAACCTGACGAGCAAAATGGTGGACGTGGTGAAGTACGAGCGGCTGGACCTGCTGCACGTGCACTATGCGATCCCGCACGCCACCAGCGCCGTGCTCGCCCGGGACATCCTGGCCACCGAAGGCCTCCACGTTCCGGTCGTGACCACGCTCCACGGCACCGACATCACCATCGTCGGGCGGGATCCCTCCTTCGCCCCCGTGGTCAGTTACTCGATCAACCGGTCGGACGGCGTGACGGCCGTTTCGGAATACCTGCGTCAGGAGACGCTCTGCTGCTGCGGCGGCGTCACGGCCGAGATCGAGGTGATCCCCAACTTTATCGACACCCGGCGGTTTCGGCGGACCAACAAGGAGCACTTCAAGCAGGCGATCTGCCCGAAGGGGGAAAAACTGCTGGTGCACGTGTCCAACTTCCGCCCCGTCAAGCGTGCTCCGGAGGTGGTGGAGGTCTTCCACCGGCTCCGGTCGGAAAACCTTCCGGTGAAGCTGATCCTGGTCGGGGACGGCCCGGACCGCGTTCCCACCGAGCACCTGGCCCGGCAACGCGGCGTCTACGAGGACATCCGCTTTCTGGGCAAGCAGGAGCCGGTCGAGGAGATTCTCTCCATCGCCGACGTGTTTCTGATGCCCAGCGGCTCCGAGACGTTCGGCCTGGCGGCGCTCGAAGCCATGGCGTGCGAGGTGCCGGTCGTGGCCAGCAACATCGGCGGACTGCCCGAACTCGTCGTCGACGGCGAGACGGGCTTCCTCTGCCCCCTCGGCGACATCGAGGCCTTCACGGCCCGCACACGGGAAATCCTCCTGGATGAGGCGCTGCATGCCCGCATGGCGAAGGCCGCCCGGGCCCGGGCGGTGAACACGTTCGACGTGCGCCACATCGTCCCGCTCTACGAGGCCTACTACGAGCGCGTCCGGGAGCGCATGCTCTCGCACAGCGTCTGA